In a single window of the Thermus amyloliquefaciens genome:
- a CDS encoding ABC transporter ATP-binding protein, protein MAGDVLVRLSGVRKSFGGVMALDGVDLEVHRGEFFSLLGPSGCGKTTLLRLLAGFDTPDAGRIEIAGKDMAGVPPYDRPVNTVFQNYALFPHMTVEGNVAFGLRMKGLPGGEVRRKVAWALELVDLLGLEKRYPRELSGGQRQRVALARALVLEPQVLLLDEPLSALDLKLRQELRVELMQLQRRLGTTFIFVTHDQEEALVMSDRIAVMRSGRIEQVGLPDEVYERPKNRFVADFLGRSNLLPARPHPMGAETPLGPLRLREPLAREALLVIRPEKIRLYPLGNGAPARDNLVRAKVEEIVYTGAENQYYLRAGEVRLLAYTLNQDLQEPGAEEFAYGEEVLCYLPPENLVVLHE, encoded by the coding sequence GTGGCCGGGGATGTGTTGGTGCGCCTGTCCGGGGTTAGGAAGAGCTTTGGCGGCGTGATGGCCCTGGATGGGGTGGACCTCGAGGTGCACCGGGGGGAGTTCTTCAGCCTCCTGGGCCCTTCGGGATGCGGCAAGACCACCCTTCTTAGGCTTCTCGCCGGGTTTGACACCCCGGATGCGGGAAGGATTGAGATCGCGGGCAAGGACATGGCCGGGGTGCCCCCCTACGACCGTCCGGTGAACACCGTCTTCCAGAACTACGCCCTCTTCCCCCACATGACCGTGGAGGGGAACGTGGCCTTTGGCCTGCGCATGAAGGGCCTCCCCGGGGGGGAGGTTCGCCGCAAGGTGGCCTGGGCCCTGGAGTTGGTGGACCTCCTGGGCCTGGAGAAACGCTACCCCCGGGAGCTTTCCGGCGGGCAGAGGCAACGGGTGGCCCTGGCCCGGGCCTTGGTGCTGGAGCCCCAGGTGCTCCTGTTGGACGAGCCCCTTTCCGCCCTGGACCTGAAGCTGCGCCAGGAGCTTAGGGTGGAGCTCATGCAGCTTCAGCGGAGGCTTGGCACCACCTTCATCTTCGTCACCCACGACCAGGAGGAGGCCCTGGTCATGTCCGACCGGATCGCGGTGATGCGCTCGGGAAGGATTGAGCAGGTGGGCCTGCCCGACGAGGTCTATGAGCGGCCTAAAAACCGCTTCGTGGCGGATTTCCTGGGCCGTTCCAACCTCCTCCCCGCCAGGCCCCATCCCATGGGGGCGGAGACCCCTTTGGGCCCCTTGCGGCTTCGGGAGCCCCTAGCCCGGGAGGCTTTACTGGTGATCCGGCCCGAGAAGATCCGCCTCTACCCTTTGGGGAACGGGGCCCCCGCGCGGGACAACCTGGTGCGGGCCAAGGTGGAGGAGATCGTCTACACGGGGGCGGAGAACCAGTACTACCTGCGGGCTGGGGAGGTGCGGCTTCTGGCCTACACGCTGAACCAGGACCTGCAGGAGCCTGGTGCCGAGGAGTTTGCCTATGGGGAGGAGGTGCTCTGCTACCTTCCCCCGGAAAACCTGGTGGTGCTCCATGAATGA
- a CDS encoding ABC transporter permease, whose protein sequence is MNEAATPWQRAFRVLVTVGPGGLWLVLFVLLPTLLVLLASFLSRGPYGELTGPWGFHNYAKLLRPVYLEAFAQSILVGVLATFFSALLGYPLAFYIARHPRRDLLLFLLLLPFLTNFLIRVYAWLLLLQREGPVNALLGALGLGPLALYPSFLAVLLATVYTFLPFFVLPVYASVERLDWQLLEAAYDLGARPVKAFLHAVLPQTYPGLFAGSVLVFIPAMGTFVVADLLGAGRVVLIGNLIQQQFGITRDWPFGAALSVFLMGFVLLSLYLYARLQGERGLKDLV, encoded by the coding sequence ATGAATGAGGCGGCTACCCCCTGGCAACGCGCCTTCCGGGTCCTGGTGACGGTGGGCCCCGGGGGGCTATGGTTGGTGCTCTTCGTGCTCCTCCCCACCCTTTTGGTCCTCCTGGCCTCCTTCCTCAGCCGGGGGCCTTATGGGGAGCTCACCGGGCCCTGGGGCTTCCACAACTACGCCAAGCTCCTTCGCCCCGTCTACCTCGAGGCCTTCGCCCAAAGCATTCTCGTGGGGGTTCTGGCCACCTTCTTCTCCGCCTTGCTGGGCTACCCCCTGGCCTTTTACATCGCCCGCCACCCGAGGCGGGATCTCCTCCTCTTCCTCCTTCTCCTTCCCTTCCTCACCAACTTCCTCATCCGGGTCTACGCCTGGCTTCTCCTCCTGCAACGGGAGGGCCCGGTGAACGCCCTCCTGGGGGCCCTTGGCCTCGGTCCTTTGGCCCTTTATCCCTCCTTCCTGGCGGTGCTCTTGGCCACGGTGTACACCTTCTTGCCCTTTTTTGTCCTGCCGGTGTACGCCAGCGTGGAGCGGCTGGACTGGCAGCTACTGGAGGCGGCCTACGACCTGGGGGCAAGGCCCGTTAAGGCCTTTTTGCATGCGGTCTTGCCCCAGACCTACCCCGGGCTTTTTGCGGGGAGCGTGCTGGTCTTCATCCCCGCCATGGGCACCTTCGTAGTGGCGGACCTCCTGGGGGCAGGGCGGGTGGTCTTGATTGGGAACCTAATCCAGCAGCAGTTTGGCATCACCCGGGACTGGCCTTTTGGGGCTGCGCTCAGCGTGTTCCTGATGGGGTTTGTGCTTCTTTCCCTTTACCTTTACGCCCGCTTGCAGGGGGAAAGGGGGCTAAAGGACCTGGTATGA
- a CDS encoding ABC transporter permease: MRRLLTLHAFLVYLFLYLPILVIVALSFNESRRGVRFTGFTLDWYRALFQDPRVLEYFLNTLVVAFVSTLVATLLGTLLAVGLVRYRFPGKGFLSYLLYIPVVVPDVVMGVSLLLLFAVAREVLGFPRLSLLTVILGHITFQVAFVTLVVRSRLLLLDPALEEAARDLGARGWQTFFHVTLPLAWPGVAAGAFLALTLSLDDFVVTFFTAGPGATTLPLYIYSSVKLGVSPKVHALSTLIIGLSAFFLALGYALGRRRV, encoded by the coding sequence ATGAGAAGGCTCCTTACCCTCCACGCCTTCCTGGTCTACCTCTTCCTCTACCTGCCCATCTTGGTGATCGTGGCCCTTTCCTTCAACGAAAGCCGCCGGGGGGTGCGCTTCACCGGGTTTACCCTGGATTGGTACCGGGCCCTTTTCCAGGACCCCCGGGTCCTGGAATACTTCCTGAATACCCTGGTGGTGGCCTTCGTCTCCACCCTGGTGGCCACCCTTTTGGGCACCCTTCTGGCGGTGGGGCTGGTGCGCTACCGCTTTCCCGGCAAGGGCTTCCTCTCCTACCTCCTCTACATCCCCGTGGTGGTGCCCGACGTGGTGATGGGGGTATCCCTCCTTCTCCTCTTCGCCGTGGCCCGGGAGGTTTTGGGGTTCCCCCGGCTCTCCCTCCTCACGGTGATCCTGGGGCACATCACCTTCCAGGTGGCCTTCGTGACCCTGGTGGTGCGCTCCAGGCTCCTCCTTCTGGACCCGGCCTTGGAGGAGGCCGCCCGCGACCTGGGGGCCCGGGGCTGGCAGACCTTCTTCCACGTGACCCTGCCCCTGGCCTGGCCGGGGGTGGCGGCGGGGGCCTTCCTGGCCCTCACCCTTTCCCTGGACGACTTCGTGGTCACCTTCTTCACCGCCGGCCCCGGGGCCACCACCTTGCCCCTTTACATCTATTCCAGCGTAAAGCTGGGGGTGAGCCCCAAGGTGCATGCCCTTTCCACCCTGATCATCGGCCTTAGCGCCTTTTTCCTGGCCTTGGGGTATGCTTTGGGCAGGAGGAGGGTATGA
- a CDS encoding polyamine ABC transporter substrate-binding protein codes for MRRFAILLLAILLLGLGVFFLRPKQAPGAGETLYFLNWADYIPEDLIRKFSAETGAKVVLDTFESPEAMLAKLKAGADREFSLVVAPDYYVLQMAREGLIAPLEKERLGNLANLDPFFLDPPYDPGLRYSVPYLWGTTGLAYREDLVKGSVDSYAVLFDPARSVGPFLLLDEMRETIGAALKYLGYSVNTTDPEALEKAKGLLLEAKRRSVGFAGGVEALNRILGGDAAVALAYSGDVLQARQEDERLRYAIPKEGSTLWTDALVVLKRGPSQDLAYRFINFLLEPENAAALAEYTHYATPVAKALPLLPEAMRQDPTVFPPEEVRQKLEYLKDLGPDIALYDRVWTEVKAR; via the coding sequence ATGAGGCGTTTCGCTATCCTTTTGCTGGCGATCCTTCTTTTGGGTTTGGGGGTCTTTTTCCTCAGGCCGAAGCAGGCCCCCGGGGCGGGGGAGACCCTGTACTTCCTGAACTGGGCCGATTACATCCCGGAGGACCTCATCCGGAAGTTTTCGGCGGAGACCGGGGCCAAGGTGGTCCTGGACACCTTTGAATCCCCCGAGGCCATGCTGGCCAAGCTGAAGGCGGGGGCGGACCGGGAGTTCTCCTTGGTGGTGGCTCCCGACTACTACGTGCTGCAGATGGCCCGGGAGGGGCTCATCGCCCCCTTGGAGAAGGAGAGGCTCGGGAACCTGGCCAACCTGGACCCCTTCTTCCTGGACCCTCCCTATGACCCCGGCCTCCGGTACTCCGTCCCCTACCTCTGGGGCACCACGGGCCTGGCCTACAGGGAGGACCTGGTGAAGGGGAGCGTGGACTCCTACGCGGTTCTCTTTGACCCCGCCCGGAGCGTGGGGCCCTTCCTCCTCCTGGACGAGATGCGGGAGACCATCGGGGCGGCCTTGAAGTACCTGGGCTACTCGGTGAACACCACGGACCCCGAGGCCTTGGAGAAGGCCAAGGGGCTTCTCCTCGAGGCCAAGCGCCGCTCCGTGGGCTTCGCCGGGGGGGTGGAGGCCCTAAACCGGATCCTGGGCGGGGATGCGGCGGTGGCCCTGGCCTACTCCGGGGATGTGCTCCAGGCCAGGCAGGAGGACGAAAGGCTCCGCTATGCGATCCCCAAGGAGGGCAGCACCCTTTGGACCGACGCCCTGGTGGTCCTCAAGCGGGGGCCCAGCCAGGATCTGGCCTACCGCTTTATCAACTTCTTGCTGGAACCGGAAAACGCCGCCGCCTTGGCGGAGTACACCCATTACGCCACCCCCGTGGCCAAGGCCCTTCCCCTTCTCCCCGAGGCCATGCGCCAGGACCCCACGGTCTTCCCCCCGGAGGAGGTGCGGCAGAAGCTGGAGTACCTCAAGGACCTGGGCCCGGACATCGCCCTCTATGACCGGGTCTGGACCGAGGTAAAGGCCCGCTAA
- a CDS encoding c-type cytochrome — protein MKAKVLFFLLGLVLGGLGTAAQGVEGLWSRYCAQCHGPRAQGVRPYPGLQGAVPLFATPEGRRYLVLVVLYGKKGEGEAGLMPGFAQLKDEELAALLNHLKALLQVKGDPFTPEEVRKGRGLNLTPDAVKRPEGP, from the coding sequence ATGAAGGCCAAGGTCCTTTTCTTCCTCCTGGGCCTGGTCCTAGGGGGGCTCGGGACGGCGGCCCAGGGGGTGGAGGGCCTCTGGTCCCGCTACTGCGCCCAGTGCCACGGCCCCCGGGCCCAGGGGGTGCGGCCCTACCCGGGCCTGCAGGGGGCGGTGCCCCTCTTCGCCACCCCCGAGGGGCGGCGCTACCTGGTCCTGGTGGTCCTCTACGGCAAAAAGGGGGAGGGGGAGGCGGGGCTCATGCCCGGCTTCGCCCAGCTCAAGGACGAGGAGCTTGCCGCCCTTCTGAACCACCTAAAGGCCCTGCTCCAGGTGAAGGGGGATCCCTTCACCCCGGAGGAGGTGCGCAAGGGGCGAGGCTTGAACCTCACCCCGGATGCGGTGAAGCGGCCGGAGGGGCCTTAA
- the ilvD gene encoding dihydroxy-acid dehydratase: MRSDRIKKGLQQAPARAMLRAVGVGDEDFQRPFVGVVNTFTDGMPCNFHLRQLALDVKAGLKEAGVFPFEFGAPAISDGISMGTPGMRASLVSREVIADSVELIAQGYLYDGMVALSACDKTIPGGAMGVIRSGVPGMVLYGGTIAPGEWQGRKLTIVSVFEAVGQRAAGKITEEELLEIERRAIPGPGACGGQYTANTMAMALEALGLSPVGYNAIPAVHPEKPRATREAGRILAEAIARDWKPRDFLTRRSFLNAIAAVAATGGSTNAVLHLLALAKEAGVELSLDDFDQVSRKTPVIADLRPWGTYTAFELYEAGGTALVFKRLLEAGLLHGDERTLTGRTLAEEVERAYREREGQQVVFPVEQALKPHGGLVVLKGNLAPRGAVLKLAGTERTFFEGPARVFDSEEAAMEKVLGGGIRPGDVLVIRYVGPKGAPGMPEMLSVTSALVGEGLGPEVALLTDGRFSGGTRGLMIGHIAPEAFVGGPIALLEEGDRVRIDVENRLLEVLLPEEELRKRQERWQPRPPAFRHGLFARYAALVAQADQGAVLQDPEA, translated from the coding sequence ATGAGATCGGACCGTATCAAAAAAGGCTTGCAGCAGGCCCCCGCCCGGGCCATGCTCCGGGCGGTGGGGGTAGGGGACGAGGACTTCCAGAGGCCCTTCGTGGGGGTGGTGAACACCTTCACCGACGGGATGCCCTGCAACTTCCACCTCCGCCAGCTGGCCCTGGACGTGAAGGCGGGGCTCAAGGAGGCCGGGGTCTTCCCCTTTGAGTTCGGGGCCCCCGCCATCTCCGACGGCATCAGCATGGGTACTCCTGGGATGCGGGCGAGCCTGGTGAGCCGCGAGGTGATCGCCGACAGCGTGGAGCTCATCGCCCAGGGCTACCTCTACGACGGGATGGTGGCCCTCTCCGCCTGCGACAAGACCATCCCCGGCGGGGCCATGGGGGTGATCCGGAGCGGGGTACCGGGCATGGTCCTCTACGGGGGCACCATCGCCCCCGGGGAGTGGCAGGGGCGGAAGCTCACCATCGTTTCCGTGTTTGAGGCGGTGGGGCAGAGGGCGGCGGGGAAGATCACCGAGGAGGAGCTTTTGGAGATCGAGCGCCGGGCCATCCCCGGCCCCGGGGCCTGCGGCGGCCAGTACACCGCCAACACCATGGCCATGGCCCTCGAGGCCCTGGGCCTCTCCCCCGTGGGTTACAACGCCATCCCCGCCGTGCACCCCGAGAAGCCGAGGGCCACCCGGGAGGCGGGCCGCATTCTGGCCGAGGCCATCGCCCGGGACTGGAAGCCCAGGGACTTCCTCACCCGCAGGAGCTTCCTCAACGCCATCGCCGCCGTGGCCGCCACCGGGGGAAGCACCAACGCCGTGCTCCACCTCCTGGCCCTGGCCAAAGAAGCGGGGGTGGAGCTCAGCCTGGACGACTTTGACCAGGTCTCCCGCAAGACCCCGGTCATCGCCGACCTCAGGCCCTGGGGCACCTACACCGCCTTTGAGCTCTACGAGGCCGGGGGGACCGCCTTGGTCTTCAAGAGGCTCCTGGAGGCGGGCCTCCTCCACGGGGACGAGCGCACCCTCACCGGCAGGACCCTGGCCGAGGAGGTGGAAAGGGCCTACCGGGAAAGGGAGGGCCAGCAGGTGGTCTTCCCGGTGGAACAGGCCCTGAAGCCCCACGGGGGCCTGGTGGTGCTCAAGGGGAACCTCGCCCCCAGGGGGGCCGTGCTCAAGCTCGCCGGCACCGAGCGCACCTTCTTTGAGGGCCCCGCCCGGGTTTTTGACTCGGAGGAGGCGGCCATGGAAAAGGTCCTCGGGGGAGGGATCCGCCCGGGGGATGTGCTGGTCATCCGCTACGTGGGGCCCAAGGGGGCACCCGGCATGCCCGAGATGCTCTCCGTCACCAGCGCCCTGGTGGGGGAAGGCCTGGGCCCGGAGGTGGCCCTCCTCACCGACGGCCGCTTCTCCGGGGGCACCCGGGGGCTCATGATCGGCCACATCGCCCCCGAGGCCTTCGTGGGCGGGCCCATCGCCCTCCTGGAGGAGGGGGACCGGGTGCGGATCGACGTGGAAAACCGGCTTTTGGAGGTGCTCCTCCCCGAGGAGGAGCTGCGGAAGCGGCAGGAACGCTGGCAACCCCGTCCCCCGGCGTTCCGCCACGGCCTCTTCGCCCGCTACGCCGCTTTGGTGGCGCAGGCGGACCAGGGGGCGGTGCTCCAAGACCCCGAAGCGTGA
- a CDS encoding SDR family NAD(P)-dependent oxidoreductase yields MRKTLILTGASRGIGRALALELAKAGYDLVLNARSEGALREVGEAVRALGVRAEWVAGSAGQAQVAEGLVQKAEALGGFYGYIHNAGVLHPGPLVYELAEPLFLEVLEANLLAGYQLARYAYPLLRKKGEGVAVYVGSGAAESNLPGIGAYAVAKAAEEHLARQLAAEVPEVACFIYRPGVVETEMQRQAREAQGSAAPVLHRVFRGYKEEGRLLNPKEAAQALVRLLPRARQFHGRIATWRDA; encoded by the coding sequence ATGAGAAAGACCCTGATCCTCACCGGGGCCAGCCGCGGCATCGGCCGGGCCTTGGCCCTGGAGCTGGCTAAGGCGGGCTACGACCTGGTGCTGAACGCCCGCTCGGAAGGGGCGCTACGGGAGGTGGGCGAGGCGGTGCGCGCCCTGGGGGTTAGGGCGGAATGGGTGGCGGGAAGCGCCGGGCAGGCCCAGGTGGCTGAGGGGCTGGTGCAAAAGGCGGAGGCCTTGGGGGGGTTTTACGGTTACATCCACAACGCCGGGGTGTTGCACCCGGGGCCCTTGGTCTACGAGCTGGCCGAGCCCCTCTTCCTGGAGGTCCTCGAGGCCAACCTCCTGGCCGGCTACCAGCTGGCCCGCTACGCCTACCCCCTTCTCCGGAAAAAGGGGGAAGGGGTGGCGGTGTACGTGGGCTCCGGAGCGGCGGAAAGCAACCTCCCCGGGATCGGGGCCTATGCGGTGGCCAAGGCGGCGGAGGAGCACCTGGCCCGGCAGCTGGCCGCGGAGGTGCCCGAGGTGGCCTGCTTCATCTACCGCCCCGGGGTGGTGGAAACCGAGATGCAGCGCCAGGCCCGGGAGGCCCAAGGAAGCGCCGCCCCGGTGCTCCATCGGGTTTTTCGCGGCTACAAGGAGGAAGGCCGCCTCCTAAACCCCAAGGAGGCGGCCCAGGCCCTGGTGCGCCTTCTGCCCAGGGCCCGGCAGTTTCATGGCAGGATCGCCACCTGGAGGGACGCATGA
- a CDS encoding Uma2 family endonuclease, which produces MTRHRISLDEFHRMVEAGVFPEDLRLELVEGELLEMSPIGKRHAAKVARLTALLAPLVPEKAILFVQSPLVVGKSELYPDLALLPPRPDFYEEGLPEGKDALLVVEVAETSLAYDLGVKVPLYAKGGVPEVWVADLPGRRLWVHREPAGEGYREVRTLGPEDTVTFMGIAIPLGELL; this is translated from the coding sequence GTGACCCGCCACCGGATCTCCCTGGACGAGTTCCACCGCATGGTGGAGGCCGGGGTCTTCCCCGAGGACCTGAGGCTGGAACTGGTGGAAGGAGAACTCCTGGAGATGAGCCCTATCGGCAAGCGTCACGCGGCCAAGGTGGCCAGGCTCACCGCCCTCCTCGCCCCCTTGGTTCCGGAAAAGGCCATCCTCTTTGTGCAAAGCCCCCTGGTGGTGGGAAAGTCGGAGCTCTACCCCGATCTCGCCCTGCTGCCGCCCCGGCCCGACTTCTACGAGGAAGGGCTACCGGAGGGGAAGGACGCCCTTTTGGTGGTGGAGGTGGCGGAAACCTCTTTGGCCTACGACCTGGGGGTGAAGGTGCCCCTTTACGCCAAGGGCGGGGTGCCCGAGGTCTGGGTGGCGGACCTTCCGGGAAGGCGCCTTTGGGTCCACCGGGAGCCCGCGGGGGAGGGGTACCGGGAGGTGCGGACCCTAGGCCCTGAGGACACCGTAACCTTTATGGGGATCGCCATCCCCTTGGGGGAGCTCTTATGA
- a CDS encoding Uma2 family endonuclease — translation MLRHRFTAEEFHRMAEAGILPEDARVELVRGEILEMSPIGKRHAYVLNTLVDLLSPLRGRAVLSVQNPLVLPPDTEVYPDLALLRPPRTAYRDRLPEAQDALLVVEVGETSLDYDLNVKVPLYAQAGVPEVWVVDLVRDRVHVFRKPAGGGYGERQTLEEDELEVLGLKIPVKEVLP, via the coding sequence ATGCTCCGCCACCGCTTTACCGCCGAGGAGTTCCACCGCATGGCCGAAGCCGGCATCCTCCCCGAGGATGCCCGGGTGGAGCTTGTGCGAGGAGAGATTCTAGAGATGAGCCCCATCGGAAAACGCCACGCCTACGTCCTCAACACCTTGGTGGACCTCCTCTCCCCCCTTCGGGGGCGGGCGGTCCTTTCCGTGCAAAACCCCCTGGTCCTGCCCCCGGACACGGAGGTCTACCCGGACCTGGCCCTCCTCCGCCCCCCCAGGACCGCCTACCGGGACCGGCTCCCCGAGGCCCAAGACGCCCTCTTGGTGGTGGAGGTGGGGGAAACCTCCCTGGACTACGACCTGAACGTCAAGGTGCCCCTTTACGCCCAGGCCGGGGTGCCCGAGGTCTGGGTGGTGGACCTGGTGCGGGACCGGGTGCACGTCTTCCGCAAACCCGCTGGGGGAGGCTACGGCGAACGGCAAACCCTCGAGGAGGACGAACTGGAGGTGCTGGGGCTCAAAATCCCGGTGAAGGAGGTCCTGCCGTGA